The Lycium barbarum isolate Lr01 chromosome 12, ASM1917538v2, whole genome shotgun sequence genome includes a region encoding these proteins:
- the LOC132621090 gene encoding probable magnesium transporter NIPA8 isoform X2, with the protein MKPIIYFQTWRVGILFFAIGNCLNFISFGYAAQSLLAALGSIQFVSNIAFAYFVLNKTVTINVLVATAFIVLGNIFLVAFGNHQSPVYTPEQLAEKYSNITFLLYCLTLVLVVALHHSIYKRGELIYAVPMNESKPYWHMLLPFSYAVVSGAVGSCSVLFAKSLSNMLRLSMSSGYSLHSWFTYSMLLLFLSTAGFWMARLNEGLSLFDAMLIVPMFQITWTFFSICTGFVYFQEYQVFDALRTTMFILGMISVFVGISLLAPDESKGGEVKEGSLVSTTSNLSQDEERLLMPTEDSQIKDIRSFGRVMLMKAANMIVKAKAACSVSLGFGEDSLHASSVLVMPMVSSKITGFRGGGLDRAKLLSARGQGWNKFAVDKHGETMLETTAMLPQGINLD; encoded by the exons ATGAAGCCAATTATATACTTCCAAACATGGAGAGTTG GTATTCTATTCTTTGCTATAGGAAATTGTCTCAATTTCATTTCATTTGGATATGCTGCTCAG TCACTTCTAGCAGCTTTGGGATCTATACAATTTGTCTCAAACATCGCTTTTGCCTACTTTGTTTTGAACAAAACAGTGACAATCAA CGTACTGGTAGCCACTGCCTTTATTGTTCTTGGAAACATCTTCCTTGTAGCCTTTGGCAACCACCAGTCACCTG TTTACACGCCGGAGCAGTTGGCTGAGAAGTACAGCAACATTACGTTTCTTCTTTACTGTCTCACTCTGGTCTTAGTTGTTGCTTTACATCATTCAATATACAA GAGAGGAGAACTAATATATGCTGTCCCTATGAATGAAAGTAAGCCATATTGGCACATGCTGCTTCCGTTTTCATATGCAGTTGTTTCAGGTGCTGTTGGATCATGTTCGGTATTGTTTGCGAAGTCTCT TTCAAACATGTTAAGATTGTCTATGTCAAGTGGTTATTCATTGCACAGCTGGTTCACGTATTCCATGCTCCTGCTATTTCTTAGTACAGCTGGATTTTGG ATGGCAAGGTTAAATGAAGGACTTTCGCTCTTTGATGCAATGCTTATTGTCCCTATGTTTCAAATCACTTGGACGTTTTTCTCAATATGTACAGGATTTGTGTACTTTCAGGAATACCAG GTCTTTGATGCTTTAAGAACAACAATGTTTATTCTTGGAATGATTTCTGTGTTTGTGGGCATTTCTTTGCTTGCGCCAGATGAATCAAAAG GAGGTGAAGTGAAGGAAGGTTCTTTAGTTTCAACAACTTCAAATCTGTCGCAGGATGAGGAGAG GCTGTTAATGCCAACTGAAGACTCCCAAATTAAGGATATAAGATCATTTGGACGAGTTATGCTGATGAAAGCTGCTAATATGATTGTCAAGGCAAAG GCTGCATGTTCAGTATCACTAGGCTTTGGAGAAGACTCGCTTCATGCATCTTCAGTGCTAGTGATGCCCATGGTTTCATCGAAAATAACAGGCTTCCGAGGAGGTGGCCTTGATCGGGCTAAACTATTATCTGCTCGAGGACAAGGTTGGAACAAATTCGCAGTAGATAAGCATGGTGAGACAATGCTGGAGACAACTGCAATGCTGCCCCAAGGTATCAACTTGGACTAG
- the LOC132621090 gene encoding probable magnesium transporter NIPA8 isoform X1 has translation MGEWVVGAVINLFGSIAINFGTNLLKLGHDQREKHSVLGNEGTDVKATMKPIIYFQTWRVGILFFAIGNCLNFISFGYAAQSLLAALGSIQFVSNIAFAYFVLNKTVTINVLVATAFIVLGNIFLVAFGNHQSPVYTPEQLAEKYSNITFLLYCLTLVLVVALHHSIYKRGELIYAVPMNESKPYWHMLLPFSYAVVSGAVGSCSVLFAKSLSNMLRLSMSSGYSLHSWFTYSMLLLFLSTAGFWMARLNEGLSLFDAMLIVPMFQITWTFFSICTGFVYFQEYQVFDALRTTMFILGMISVFVGISLLAPDESKGGEVKEGSLVSTTSNLSQDEERLLMPTEDSQIKDIRSFGRVMLMKAANMIVKAKAACSVSLGFGEDSLHASSVLVMPMVSSKITGFRGGGLDRAKLLSARGQGWNKFAVDKHGETMLETTAMLPQGINLD, from the exons AGGGAGAAGCACTCTGTGCTGGGTAATGAGGGAACAGATGTAAAGGCTACGATGAAGCCAATTATATACTTCCAAACATGGAGAGTTG GTATTCTATTCTTTGCTATAGGAAATTGTCTCAATTTCATTTCATTTGGATATGCTGCTCAG TCACTTCTAGCAGCTTTGGGATCTATACAATTTGTCTCAAACATCGCTTTTGCCTACTTTGTTTTGAACAAAACAGTGACAATCAA CGTACTGGTAGCCACTGCCTTTATTGTTCTTGGAAACATCTTCCTTGTAGCCTTTGGCAACCACCAGTCACCTG TTTACACGCCGGAGCAGTTGGCTGAGAAGTACAGCAACATTACGTTTCTTCTTTACTGTCTCACTCTGGTCTTAGTTGTTGCTTTACATCATTCAATATACAA GAGAGGAGAACTAATATATGCTGTCCCTATGAATGAAAGTAAGCCATATTGGCACATGCTGCTTCCGTTTTCATATGCAGTTGTTTCAGGTGCTGTTGGATCATGTTCGGTATTGTTTGCGAAGTCTCT TTCAAACATGTTAAGATTGTCTATGTCAAGTGGTTATTCATTGCACAGCTGGTTCACGTATTCCATGCTCCTGCTATTTCTTAGTACAGCTGGATTTTGG ATGGCAAGGTTAAATGAAGGACTTTCGCTCTTTGATGCAATGCTTATTGTCCCTATGTTTCAAATCACTTGGACGTTTTTCTCAATATGTACAGGATTTGTGTACTTTCAGGAATACCAG GTCTTTGATGCTTTAAGAACAACAATGTTTATTCTTGGAATGATTTCTGTGTTTGTGGGCATTTCTTTGCTTGCGCCAGATGAATCAAAAG GAGGTGAAGTGAAGGAAGGTTCTTTAGTTTCAACAACTTCAAATCTGTCGCAGGATGAGGAGAG GCTGTTAATGCCAACTGAAGACTCCCAAATTAAGGATATAAGATCATTTGGACGAGTTATGCTGATGAAAGCTGCTAATATGATTGTCAAGGCAAAG GCTGCATGTTCAGTATCACTAGGCTTTGGAGAAGACTCGCTTCATGCATCTTCAGTGCTAGTGATGCCCATGGTTTCATCGAAAATAACAGGCTTCCGAGGAGGTGGCCTTGATCGGGCTAAACTATTATCTGCTCGAGGACAAGGTTGGAACAAATTCGCAGTAGATAAGCATGGTGAGACAATGCTGGAGACAACTGCAATGCTGCCCCAAGGTATCAACTTGGACTAG
- the LOC132621090 gene encoding probable magnesium transporter NIPA8 isoform X3 has translation MESWYSILCYRKLSQFHFIWICCSVTSSSFGIYTICLKHRFCLLCFEQNSDNQRTGSHCLYCSWKHLPCSLWQPPVTWYVMEVYTPEQLAEKYSNITFLLYCLTLVLVVALHHSIYKRGELIYAVPMNESKPYWHMLLPFSYAVVSGAVGSCSVLFAKSLSNMLRLSMSSGYSLHSWFTYSMLLLFLSTAGFWMARLNEGLSLFDAMLIVPMFQITWTFFSICTGFVYFQEYQVFDALRTTMFILGMISVFVGISLLAPDESKGGEVKEGSLVSTTSNLSQDEERLLMPTEDSQIKDIRSFGRVMLMKAANMIVKAKAACSVSLGFGEDSLHASSVLVMPMVSSKITGFRGGGLDRAKLLSARGQGWNKFAVDKHGETMLETTAMLPQGINLD, from the exons ATGGAGAGTTG GTATTCTATTCTTTGCTATAGGAAATTGTCTCAATTTCATTTCATTTGGATATGCTGCTCAG TCACTTCTAGCAGCTTTGGGATCTATACAATTTGTCTCAAACATCGCTTTTGCCTACTTTGTTTTGAACAAAACAGTGACAATCAA CGTACTGGTAGCCACTGCCTTTATTGTTCTTGGAAACATCTTCCTTGTAGCCTTTGGCAACCACCAGTCACCTGGTATGTGATGGAAG TTTACACGCCGGAGCAGTTGGCTGAGAAGTACAGCAACATTACGTTTCTTCTTTACTGTCTCACTCTGGTCTTAGTTGTTGCTTTACATCATTCAATATACAA GAGAGGAGAACTAATATATGCTGTCCCTATGAATGAAAGTAAGCCATATTGGCACATGCTGCTTCCGTTTTCATATGCAGTTGTTTCAGGTGCTGTTGGATCATGTTCGGTATTGTTTGCGAAGTCTCT TTCAAACATGTTAAGATTGTCTATGTCAAGTGGTTATTCATTGCACAGCTGGTTCACGTATTCCATGCTCCTGCTATTTCTTAGTACAGCTGGATTTTGG ATGGCAAGGTTAAATGAAGGACTTTCGCTCTTTGATGCAATGCTTATTGTCCCTATGTTTCAAATCACTTGGACGTTTTTCTCAATATGTACAGGATTTGTGTACTTTCAGGAATACCAG GTCTTTGATGCTTTAAGAACAACAATGTTTATTCTTGGAATGATTTCTGTGTTTGTGGGCATTTCTTTGCTTGCGCCAGATGAATCAAAAG GAGGTGAAGTGAAGGAAGGTTCTTTAGTTTCAACAACTTCAAATCTGTCGCAGGATGAGGAGAG GCTGTTAATGCCAACTGAAGACTCCCAAATTAAGGATATAAGATCATTTGGACGAGTTATGCTGATGAAAGCTGCTAATATGATTGTCAAGGCAAAG GCTGCATGTTCAGTATCACTAGGCTTTGGAGAAGACTCGCTTCATGCATCTTCAGTGCTAGTGATGCCCATGGTTTCATCGAAAATAACAGGCTTCCGAGGAGGTGGCCTTGATCGGGCTAAACTATTATCTGCTCGAGGACAAGGTTGGAACAAATTCGCAGTAGATAAGCATGGTGAGACAATGCTGGAGACAACTGCAATGCTGCCCCAAGGTATCAACTTGGACTAG